In a single window of the Zea mays cultivar B73 chromosome 5, Zm-B73-REFERENCE-NAM-5.0, whole genome shotgun sequence genome:
- the LOC100286021 gene encoding pectinesterase inhibitor domain containing protein precursor, which translates to MSPWWKPLLLATAALAALLAADATVDTTCKAAAATDDRVDYGFCVSELSKHRDSPGADAWGLAKVAANLGVNNAGGAVRDAEALLAGQPGAGADGAKARAALGQCRRLYFDMELALAGAYDEIDAREYAAGKEMAVEGIALARRCDAVFAEAGMPSLLARRAEYAQQITVLCIAITDLIE; encoded by the coding sequence ATGAGTCCGTGGTGGAAGCCCCTCTTGCTGGCCACCGCGGCCCTCGCCGCGCTCCTCGCGGCCGACGCTACCGTGGATACGACGTGCAAGGCGGCAGCCGCCACGGACGACCGCGTCGACTACGGCTTCTGCGTGTCGGAGCTGAGCAAGCACCGCGACAGCCCTGGCGCGGACGCCTGGGGCCTGGCCAAGGTGGCTGCCAACCTCGGCGTCAACAACGCCGGCGGCGCGGTCCGCGACGCGGAGGCGCTGCTGGCCGGGCAGCCGGGTGCGGGCGCGGACGGCGCCAAGGCGAGGGCGGCGCTGGGGCAGTGCCgcaggctctacttcgacatggaGCTCGCGCTCGCGGGCGCGTACGACGAGATCGACGCGCGCGAGTACGCGGCGGGGAAGGAGATGGCCGTGGAGGGCATCGCGTTGGCGCGGCGCTGCGACGCCGTCTTCGCCGAGGCCGGGATGCCGTCGCTGCTCGCGCGGCGCGCGGAGTACGCTCAGCAGATCACGGTCTTGTGCATTGCCATCACCGACCTCATCGAGTGA
- the LOC100285220 gene encoding transcription factor E2F3, with product MSGVGSGRPPAAQKILQSLRPPLSFATPSRSPFAAPDDYHRFPTPAAATAPAATSGGVGAGAPPRDTIEEGLFIRTPLKRKATSEENDAAAEPSDCIITSPMPTSVSGKTVKASKAKAKNSKTGPQTPTSNVGSPLNPPTPVGTCRYDSSLGLLTKKFINLLKQAPDGILDLNNAAETLEVQKRRIYDITNVLEGIGLIEKTLKNRIRWKALDDSSVQLDNGISALQAEVENLSLQEQALDERISDMREKLRGLTEDENNKRWLYVTEDDIKGLPSFQNETLIAIKAPHGTTLEVPDPDEAGDYLQRRYRIVLRSTMGPIDVYLVSQFDEKFEELGGVATPVKHSSVPRHQPAEDFNTYAGQSSTPMDVAHDVQHGQKIPQDPSALHDFGGMTRISPSDVHTDSDYWLLTEGDVSMTDMWKTGQEVQWDQMDFLSEDVVTPRAHNQQPVTVDGPHMEVPSMDP from the exons ATGTCGGGGGTCGGCAGCGGCAGGCCGCCGGCCGCCCAGAAGATCCTGCAGTCGCTGCGACCGCCGCTGTCCTTCGCCACGCCGTCGCGGTCGCCCTTCGCCGCGCCCGACGACTACCACCGCTTTCCGACACCGGCTGCGGCCACGGCACCCGCCGCCACCTCAGGCGGCGTCGGTGCGGGGGCTCCTCCTCGTGATACTATCGAGGAGGGGCTGTTCATACGGACTCCG CTGAAAAGGAAAGCTACATCTGAAGAAAATGATGCTGCTGCTGAGCCAAGCGATTGTATCATTACCAGTCCAATGCCCACTTCGGTCTCTGGTAAAACTGTTAAAGCTTCTAAGGCAAAAGCTAAGAACAGTAAAACTGGGCCTCAGACACCTACATCAAATGTTG GTTCACCACTCAATCCACCAACTCCTGTTGGCACGTGCCGCTATGACAGTTCACTAG GACTTCTGACAAAAAAGTTCATTAACTTGCTCAAGCAAGCGCCAGATGGCATTCTAGATTTGAACAATGCTGCAGAAACACTAGAG GTTCAAAAGCGACGCATATATGACATTACTAATGTCCTTGAAGGCATTGGACTAATAGAGAAGACACTTAAGAATAGAATCCGTTGGAA GGCCCTGGATGATTCAAGTGTTCAATTAGATAATGGTATTTCCGCTTTGCAG GCAGAAGTTGAAAATCTTAGTCTGCAGGAGCAAGCACTAGATGAGCGTATAAG TGACATGCGTGAAAAACTAAGGGGGTTAACTGAAGATGAAAATAATAAAAG GTGGCTCTATGTGACTGAAGACGACATCAAGGGATTACCCAGCTTTCAG AATGAAACACTAATTGCTATTAAAGCACCTCATGGTACTACACTTGAAGTACCTGATCCAGATGAG GCGGGTGATTATCTCCAAAGGAGATATAGAATTGTATTAAGAAGTACGATGGGACCAATAGATGTTTACTTAGTTAG TCAATTTGATGAGAAATTTGAGGAACTGGGTGGTGTTGCGACACCCGTCAAGCATTCCAGTGTGCCCAGACATCAACCCGCGGAAGATTTCAATACTTATGCTGGACAAAGTAGCACACCAATGGACGTGGCACATGATGTACAGCATGGCCAGAAGATTCCCCAGGATCCTAGTGCTTTGCATGACTTTGGAGGGATGACAAGGATTAGTCCTTCCGACGTCCAT ACGGATTCTGATTACTGGCTCCTAACAGAGGGGGATGTTAGCATGACTGATATGTGGAAAACAGGAC AAGAAGTGCAGTGGGACCAGATGGATTTCCTGTCAGAAGATGTTGTCACCCCTCGAGCCCATAATCAGCAGCCGGTCACAGTTGACGGGCCACATATGGAGGTTCCAAGCATGGACCCATAA
- the LOC100217217 gene encoding 2-cys peroxiredoxin BAS1: MACSFAAATVVSSAPTPAARPLAVAPQSVSVSRSAVATAARPLRLVASRSARATRLVARAGGVDDLPLVGNKAPDFEAEAVFDQEFINVKLSDYIGKKYVVLFFYPLDFTFVCPTEITAFSDRYEEFEKLNTEVLGVSIDSVFSHLAWVQTDRKSGGLGDLKYPLISDVTKSISKAFGVLIPDQGIALRGLFIIDKEGVIQHSTINNLAIGRSVDETMRTLQALQYVQENPDEVCPAGWKPGERSMKPDPKGSKEYFAAV, encoded by the exons ATGGCCTGCTCCTTCGCCGCCGCGACCGTCGTCTCTTCCGCCCCCACCCCGGCCGCCAGGCCCctcgccgttgccccgcagtccgTCTCTGTCTCCCGCTCCGCGGTCGCCACCGCCGCCAGGCCGCTCCGCCTCGTCGCCTCCAGATCCGCGCGGGCCACCAGActcgtcgcccgcgccggcggcgtc GATGACTTGCCGCTGGTCGGGAACAAGGCGCCAGACTTCGAAGCCGAGGCCGTGTTCGACCAAGAGTTCATCAAC GTGAAGCTCTCTGATTACATCGGGAAGAAATACGTCGTTCTGTTCTTCTACCCCTTGGATTTCACCTTTGTCTGCCCGACCG AGATTACTGCCTTCAGTGACAGATATGAGGAATTCGAGAAGTTGAACACTGAGGTTCTTGGTGTCTCTATTGACAGTGTG TTCTCCCACCTTGCATGGGTGCAGACAGACAGGAAGTCTGGTGGGCTTGGCGATCTTAAATACCCACTTATTTCTGATGTCACCAAATCAATTTCAAAGGCCTTCGGTGTTCTGATCCCTGACCAG GGTATCGCTCTGAGAGGACTGTTCATCATTGACAAGGAGGGAGTGATTCAGCACTCTACCATTAACAACCTTGCCATTGGTCGCAGTGTGGACGAGACCATGAGGACCCTTCAG GCATTGCAGTACGTCCAGGAGAACCCAGACGAGGTCTGCCCGGCCGGTTGGAAGCCAGGGGAGAGGTCCATGAAGCCCGACCCCAAGGGAAGCAAAGAGTACTTCGCGGCCGTGTAG